The Steroidobacteraceae bacterium genomic interval GCGCAGGCAAGCGTGGCGGGTTCGCCGCCATCCGCCGCAACGGCGCGCTTCAGTACGGCGCGGATTCGCAACAGCAGTTCCCTCGGATCGAAGGGTTTGGCGAGGTAGTCATCTGCGCCGAGTTCGAGCCCGGTGATTCGATCATCCGGCGTGCCGCGGGCCGTCAGCATGATGACCGGCACGTCCGCACCGCCCGCCCGAAGCGCCTGCAGCACGGTAAAGCCGTCCCTGCCCGGCAGCATGACATCGAGTATGACGAGGTCCGGCCGCGACGCAGCGATCTGGTCCATGCCGAGCGAGCCATCGGCCGCGTGGCTGACGGCGAATCCTTCGTGCTCCAGGAATTCACGCAGCATGGTCGCGAGCTCGGTGTCGTCGTCGATGATGAGAATGCGCTCATTCACAAAAGCGATGCTGCCGTGACTTCCCGGCAATGTCACGACCTTGACTCGCGCTTGACAATTCTTTGCACGATAGTTGGGGAACGATCGCTCGCTTTTGGGTACAAATGCCCTATCGGCAATACGGATTCTGGAGAGGAGCATTGTTGTGAAACGCAAATTGGTAATCGGCGCCGTGGCAGCACTCGCAATCGGCGCGCTGACGGTGGGATTTGCCCGCGAGCACGGTCCGGGCGGACATGGTGGTGGCGATTTCTTCGGCGGTCCCGGCATGTTCGGCCCGCAGATGCTCGAGCGGCTCGGCGACAAGCTCGAACTGAGCGACGAGCAGAAAACGTCGATTCGCGGGCTTATGGACTCGGCACGCCCGAATATGGAGCAGATGCGCGATGCGCTGCGCAACAACATGCAGCGCTTGCATGATACGGCGCCCGACAGCCCCGACTACAACGCCGTCGTGGCCTCGGTGAGCGGCGAAGCGGCCGAGCTGGCGCGCCGTTTCGTGACCGACTCGAGTCAACTACGCGCCCAGGTGTGGGCGGTACTCACGCCGGAGCAGCGAGCGAAAGCTCAGCAACTGCGCGATGAGTGGCAGGCGAAGCGCGAGGAGCGGCGCTCGAAATGGCAGAAGCGCCGCGAGCAGCGTGACGGGGCACCGCCCGCCGGCGGGCCGCCTCCTGCCAGCTGAGGCGTGATGCCCGGGGCGGTTGACCGGCCGAAAATTCGGCTGCCGAGGTCAACCGCTCCGGTCGACCGGCGTTGTCTTCACGGTACAGCACAACCGTGGAGACCCGGTCATGACTTCTATTGGACATAAATTACGTGCCTGGCTGCTGATCGCAGCCACATTGGTACTCGCCGCCTGCGGTGGCGGC includes:
- a CDS encoding response regulator transcription factor, which gives rise to MNERILIIDDDTELATMLREFLEHEGFAVSHAADGSLGMDQIAASRPDLVILDVMLPGRDGFTVLQALRAGGADVPVIMLTARGTPDDRITGLELGADDYLAKPFDPRELLLRIRAVLKRAVAADGGEPATLACADLRIELRAGLVTRAGAPVALTRAEMQVLAQLLRAAPAEITREELTARALGRPLAAFDRSIDTHVSNLRRKLAMRDDGPYGIASIRGKGYMWIDRSGITP
- a CDS encoding Spy/CpxP family protein refolding chaperone, translated to MKRKLVIGAVAALAIGALTVGFAREHGPGGHGGGDFFGGPGMFGPQMLERLGDKLELSDEQKTSIRGLMDSARPNMEQMRDALRNNMQRLHDTAPDSPDYNAVVASVSGEAAELARRFVTDSSQLRAQVWAVLTPEQRAKAQQLRDEWQAKREERRSKWQKRREQRDGAPPAGGPPPAS